The Belonocnema kinseyi isolate 2016_QV_RU_SX_M_011 chromosome 10, B_treatae_v1, whole genome shotgun sequence genome has a window encoding:
- the LOC117181658 gene encoding uncharacterized protein LOC117181658 isoform X1 — protein MEAETRWMFTKEQIANTPSRKCNIGVESELQIRQHAAMFVQDMAQRLRFLSQLSVSTAIVYMHRFYMFHSLTNFCKYKIGIASLFLASKTEDVPLRMDHILIQAHRLLYKNVVIDARSEHYLKMADELLFNENILLITLGFDLTVKHPHAEVVKGCTMIRASKELSSTCYLMASNSLHLTMMCLQYSPKVVACFCIHLASKWSNYQIQISRDGRPWYTYVDRSVTEELLKELTEEFLHIFDKCSSKLKKAAKRGQINLELHQKKKNTVPHNGQHSHHSHHKEHDHSSQNQWPEISVTQLMPRLESDQRLFEPKIPFPTPPCSQKSILSPEEGYLRNSPKESQEWNKSQPETSPLSQVPIPVFAVSSINSVIPVAAPTGRKPNLLKRRVSDEDNCSQKRHCSASNFEKSAIITEEVSSILQTAVASPELYKPSFNLAVANFSAIFDTKFDEEIKPFAQVFSERTLTYQASMNLPLDIFDNETDRENNLIDPIVNLPTSNFSLMTERKLPQIANPFDSKPTLTLQATSNYLVNSLDSSHGNQDFSIPQVLPEVKQEPESTQISSCKLRIKSENEIRSVKSESPTVEVESLPSTVNFSELLLVPPEENNVKRKDYKKSKKSKKGKKDKKERKQKKKEKERKKEKRRNESNDNENIHNEMQAHLMPIKISIPKEKLNLNIDLPIVSGSKSKSPEKGSLKIRICKNRISTCDTDNSLPVRTVQTPLKLKILMDPRVI, from the exons ATCGCAATTAAGCGTCAGCACAGCCATCGTTTACATGCATCGATTCTACATGTTCCATTCTCTGACAAACTTCTGCAAGTACAAGATAGGGATCGCTTCTTTGTTTTTGGCATCAAAAACAGAGGATGTGCCTCTGAGAATGGACCACATTCTAATACAGGCTCACAGGTTGCTGTACAAAAACGTCGTAATTGACGCAAGGTCAGAG cattatttaaagatgGCGGATGAGCTGCTGTTCAACGAGAATATTCTTTTGATAACTCTGGGCTTCGACCTCACGGTTAAGCACCCTCATGCAGAGGTGGTTAAAGGATGTACCATGATAAGag CCAGCAAGGAATTGTCTTCAACTTGCTATCTTATGGCATCTAACAG TTTGCATTTGACAATGATGTGCCTGCAGTACAGTCCCAAAGTTGTTGCCTGTTTCTGCATACACTTGGCTTCCAAATGGTCAAACTATCAG ATTCAGATAAGTAGGGATGGAAGACCATGGTACACATACGTGGATAGAAGTGTGACGGAAGAGCTACTTAAGGAATTAACAGAGGAGTTTCTTCACATATTTGATAAATGTTCGTCAAAACTTAAGAAAGCCGCGAAACGAGGTCAGATCAATCTTGAGTTacatcaaaagaagaaaaatacagTGCCCCACAATGGTCAGCATAGTCATCACAGTCATCATAAAGAACATGATCATTCTAGTCAAAATCAATGGCCAGAGATTTCAGTCACACAGTTGATGCCGCGACTGGAAAGTGACCAAAggttatttgaaccaaaaatcccCTTTCCAACGCCTCCCTGCTCGCAAAAGTCGATCTTGAGTCCAGAGGAAGGCTATCTTAGAAAT TCACCCAAGGAATCTCAAGAATGGAACAAGTCTCAGCCAGAGACTTCACCCTTATCGCAGGTACCTATTCCAGTTTTTGCTGTCTCATCAATCAATTCTGTGATTCCTGTTGCTGCTCCAACTGGTAGAAAGCCAAATTTGCTCAAGCGACGAGTTTCCGATGAAGATAATTGTTCTCAAAAGCGTCACTGTAGTGCCTCCAATTTTGAAAAGTCTGCGATTATCACAGAAGAAGTATCTTCCATTCTGCAGACTGCTGTCGCCTCGCCAGAACTCTATAAGCCCAGCTTTAACCTTGCGGTTGCAAATTTCTCCGCCATATTTGATACGAAGTTTGACGAAGAGATCAAACCTTTCGCCCAAGTTTTCTCAGAACGGACACTGACTTACCAGGCATCTATGAATCTTCCACTTGACATTTTCGATAACGAAACAGACAGAGAAAACAATCTCATTGATCCCATAGTGAATTTACCGACAAGCAACTTCTCTCTCATGACCGAGAGAAAGTTACCCCAGATTGCAAATCCCTTCGACTCTAAACCAACATTAACTCTCCAAGCTACTTCGAATTACTTAGTAAATAGTTTAGATTCTAGTCATGGAAATCAAGATTTTTCTATACCTCAAGTATTACCTGAAGTGAAACAGGAACCCGAAAGCACGCAAATCTCAAGCTGTAAACTGcgaataaaaagtgaaaatgaaaTCCGGAGTGTTAAAAGTGAGTCCCCCACGGTTGAAGTTGAATCATTACCGAGTACAGTTAATTTTTCTGAGCTCCTTTTAGTTCCTCCTGAGGAAAATAATGTCAAACGCAAGGACTATAAGAAAAGTAAGAAATCAAAGAAGGGCAAGAAAGACAAGAAAGAGAGAAAGCAAAAGAAAAAGGAGAAGGAAAGGAAGAAAGAGAAAAGAAGGAACGAGAGCAACGATAATGAGAATATCCACAATGAGATGCAGGCCCACTTAATGCCGATCAAGATCAGCATTCCAAAGGAGAAGCTTAATTTAAACATAGATTTACCAATTGTCTCCGGAAGCAAGAGTAAATCGCCCGAGAAAGGAAGTTTGAAGATCAGAATTTGTAAGAACAGAATCAGTACCTGCGACACGGATAATTCTTTACCCGTTCGAACAGTCCAGACTCCTCTCAAATTGAAGATTCTAATGGATCCAAGGGTAATTTGA
- the LOC117181658 gene encoding uncharacterized protein LOC117181658 isoform X3, with product MEAETRWMFTKEQIANTPSRKCNIGVESELQIRQHAAMFVQDMAQRLRFFLHLTMMCLQYSPKVVACFCIHLASKWSNYQIQISRDGRPWYTYVDRSVTEELLKELTEEFLHIFDKCSSKLKKAAKRGQINLELHQKKKNTVPHNGQHSHHSHHKEHDHSSQNQWPEISVTQLMPRLESDQRLFEPKIPFPTPPCSQKSILSPEEGYLRNSPKESQEWNKSQPETSPLSQVPIPVFAVSSINSVIPVAAPTGRKPNLLKRRVSDEDNCSQKRHCSASNFEKSAIITEEVSSILQTAVASPELYKPSFNLAVANFSAIFDTKFDEEIKPFAQVFSERTLTYQASMNLPLDIFDNETDRENNLIDPIVNLPTSNFSLMTERKLPQIANPFDSKPTLTLQATSNYLVNSLDSSHGNQDFSIPQVLPEVKQEPESTQISSCKLRIKSENEIRSVKSESPTVEVESLPSTVNFSELLLVPPEENNVKRKDYKKSKKSKKGKKDKKERKQKKKEKERKKEKRRNESNDNENIHNEMQAHLMPIKISIPKEKLNLNIDLPIVSGSKSKSPEKGSLKIRICKNRISTCDTDNSLPVRTVQTPLKLKILMDPRVI from the exons TTTGCATTTGACAATGATGTGCCTGCAGTACAGTCCCAAAGTTGTTGCCTGTTTCTGCATACACTTGGCTTCCAAATGGTCAAACTATCAG ATTCAGATAAGTAGGGATGGAAGACCATGGTACACATACGTGGATAGAAGTGTGACGGAAGAGCTACTTAAGGAATTAACAGAGGAGTTTCTTCACATATTTGATAAATGTTCGTCAAAACTTAAGAAAGCCGCGAAACGAGGTCAGATCAATCTTGAGTTacatcaaaagaagaaaaatacagTGCCCCACAATGGTCAGCATAGTCATCACAGTCATCATAAAGAACATGATCATTCTAGTCAAAATCAATGGCCAGAGATTTCAGTCACACAGTTGATGCCGCGACTGGAAAGTGACCAAAggttatttgaaccaaaaatcccCTTTCCAACGCCTCCCTGCTCGCAAAAGTCGATCTTGAGTCCAGAGGAAGGCTATCTTAGAAAT TCACCCAAGGAATCTCAAGAATGGAACAAGTCTCAGCCAGAGACTTCACCCTTATCGCAGGTACCTATTCCAGTTTTTGCTGTCTCATCAATCAATTCTGTGATTCCTGTTGCTGCTCCAACTGGTAGAAAGCCAAATTTGCTCAAGCGACGAGTTTCCGATGAAGATAATTGTTCTCAAAAGCGTCACTGTAGTGCCTCCAATTTTGAAAAGTCTGCGATTATCACAGAAGAAGTATCTTCCATTCTGCAGACTGCTGTCGCCTCGCCAGAACTCTATAAGCCCAGCTTTAACCTTGCGGTTGCAAATTTCTCCGCCATATTTGATACGAAGTTTGACGAAGAGATCAAACCTTTCGCCCAAGTTTTCTCAGAACGGACACTGACTTACCAGGCATCTATGAATCTTCCACTTGACATTTTCGATAACGAAACAGACAGAGAAAACAATCTCATTGATCCCATAGTGAATTTACCGACAAGCAACTTCTCTCTCATGACCGAGAGAAAGTTACCCCAGATTGCAAATCCCTTCGACTCTAAACCAACATTAACTCTCCAAGCTACTTCGAATTACTTAGTAAATAGTTTAGATTCTAGTCATGGAAATCAAGATTTTTCTATACCTCAAGTATTACCTGAAGTGAAACAGGAACCCGAAAGCACGCAAATCTCAAGCTGTAAACTGcgaataaaaagtgaaaatgaaaTCCGGAGTGTTAAAAGTGAGTCCCCCACGGTTGAAGTTGAATCATTACCGAGTACAGTTAATTTTTCTGAGCTCCTTTTAGTTCCTCCTGAGGAAAATAATGTCAAACGCAAGGACTATAAGAAAAGTAAGAAATCAAAGAAGGGCAAGAAAGACAAGAAAGAGAGAAAGCAAAAGAAAAAGGAGAAGGAAAGGAAGAAAGAGAAAAGAAGGAACGAGAGCAACGATAATGAGAATATCCACAATGAGATGCAGGCCCACTTAATGCCGATCAAGATCAGCATTCCAAAGGAGAAGCTTAATTTAAACATAGATTTACCAATTGTCTCCGGAAGCAAGAGTAAATCGCCCGAGAAAGGAAGTTTGAAGATCAGAATTTGTAAGAACAGAATCAGTACCTGCGACACGGATAATTCTTTACCCGTTCGAACAGTCCAGACTCCTCTCAAATTGAAGATTCTAATGGATCCAAGGGTAATTTGA
- the LOC117181658 gene encoding uncharacterized protein LOC117181658 isoform X2, whose translation MADELLFNENILLITLGFDLTVKHPHAEVVKGCTMIRASKELSSTCYLMASNSLHLTMMCLQYSPKVVACFCIHLASKWSNYQIQISRDGRPWYTYVDRSVTEELLKELTEEFLHIFDKCSSKLKKAAKRGQINLELHQKKKNTVPHNGQHSHHSHHKEHDHSSQNQWPEISVTQLMPRLESDQRLFEPKIPFPTPPCSQKSILSPEEGYLRNSPKESQEWNKSQPETSPLSQVPIPVFAVSSINSVIPVAAPTGRKPNLLKRRVSDEDNCSQKRHCSASNFEKSAIITEEVSSILQTAVASPELYKPSFNLAVANFSAIFDTKFDEEIKPFAQVFSERTLTYQASMNLPLDIFDNETDRENNLIDPIVNLPTSNFSLMTERKLPQIANPFDSKPTLTLQATSNYLVNSLDSSHGNQDFSIPQVLPEVKQEPESTQISSCKLRIKSENEIRSVKSESPTVEVESLPSTVNFSELLLVPPEENNVKRKDYKKSKKSKKGKKDKKERKQKKKEKERKKEKRRNESNDNENIHNEMQAHLMPIKISIPKEKLNLNIDLPIVSGSKSKSPEKGSLKIRICKNRISTCDTDNSLPVRTVQTPLKLKILMDPRVI comes from the exons atgGCGGATGAGCTGCTGTTCAACGAGAATATTCTTTTGATAACTCTGGGCTTCGACCTCACGGTTAAGCACCCTCATGCAGAGGTGGTTAAAGGATGTACCATGATAAGag CCAGCAAGGAATTGTCTTCAACTTGCTATCTTATGGCATCTAACAG TTTGCATTTGACAATGATGTGCCTGCAGTACAGTCCCAAAGTTGTTGCCTGTTTCTGCATACACTTGGCTTCCAAATGGTCAAACTATCAG ATTCAGATAAGTAGGGATGGAAGACCATGGTACACATACGTGGATAGAAGTGTGACGGAAGAGCTACTTAAGGAATTAACAGAGGAGTTTCTTCACATATTTGATAAATGTTCGTCAAAACTTAAGAAAGCCGCGAAACGAGGTCAGATCAATCTTGAGTTacatcaaaagaagaaaaatacagTGCCCCACAATGGTCAGCATAGTCATCACAGTCATCATAAAGAACATGATCATTCTAGTCAAAATCAATGGCCAGAGATTTCAGTCACACAGTTGATGCCGCGACTGGAAAGTGACCAAAggttatttgaaccaaaaatcccCTTTCCAACGCCTCCCTGCTCGCAAAAGTCGATCTTGAGTCCAGAGGAAGGCTATCTTAGAAAT TCACCCAAGGAATCTCAAGAATGGAACAAGTCTCAGCCAGAGACTTCACCCTTATCGCAGGTACCTATTCCAGTTTTTGCTGTCTCATCAATCAATTCTGTGATTCCTGTTGCTGCTCCAACTGGTAGAAAGCCAAATTTGCTCAAGCGACGAGTTTCCGATGAAGATAATTGTTCTCAAAAGCGTCACTGTAGTGCCTCCAATTTTGAAAAGTCTGCGATTATCACAGAAGAAGTATCTTCCATTCTGCAGACTGCTGTCGCCTCGCCAGAACTCTATAAGCCCAGCTTTAACCTTGCGGTTGCAAATTTCTCCGCCATATTTGATACGAAGTTTGACGAAGAGATCAAACCTTTCGCCCAAGTTTTCTCAGAACGGACACTGACTTACCAGGCATCTATGAATCTTCCACTTGACATTTTCGATAACGAAACAGACAGAGAAAACAATCTCATTGATCCCATAGTGAATTTACCGACAAGCAACTTCTCTCTCATGACCGAGAGAAAGTTACCCCAGATTGCAAATCCCTTCGACTCTAAACCAACATTAACTCTCCAAGCTACTTCGAATTACTTAGTAAATAGTTTAGATTCTAGTCATGGAAATCAAGATTTTTCTATACCTCAAGTATTACCTGAAGTGAAACAGGAACCCGAAAGCACGCAAATCTCAAGCTGTAAACTGcgaataaaaagtgaaaatgaaaTCCGGAGTGTTAAAAGTGAGTCCCCCACGGTTGAAGTTGAATCATTACCGAGTACAGTTAATTTTTCTGAGCTCCTTTTAGTTCCTCCTGAGGAAAATAATGTCAAACGCAAGGACTATAAGAAAAGTAAGAAATCAAAGAAGGGCAAGAAAGACAAGAAAGAGAGAAAGCAAAAGAAAAAGGAGAAGGAAAGGAAGAAAGAGAAAAGAAGGAACGAGAGCAACGATAATGAGAATATCCACAATGAGATGCAGGCCCACTTAATGCCGATCAAGATCAGCATTCCAAAGGAGAAGCTTAATTTAAACATAGATTTACCAATTGTCTCCGGAAGCAAGAGTAAATCGCCCGAGAAAGGAAGTTTGAAGATCAGAATTTGTAAGAACAGAATCAGTACCTGCGACACGGATAATTCTTTACCCGTTCGAACAGTCCAGACTCCTCTCAAATTGAAGATTCTAATGGATCCAAGGGTAATTTGA